The following proteins are co-located in the Paenibacillus sp. FSL H8-0079 genome:
- a CDS encoding amino acid ABC transporter substrate-binding protein produces MRKKAILLLFISICVLIVAGCSSSASKDDNTIVVGIDDKFAPMGFRDEQNEIVGFDIDYARAAAEKMGKEVTFQPIDWSSKESELNSGRIDMIWNGYTITDERKEKVLFTKPYLENSQVAITLADSPITKLDELDGKNVGLQALSSAADALAASPLKDKVKASEFKDNVLALTDLKTKRLDAVIIDEVVARYYMSKEEGTFKLLDESLAPEQYGIGIKKGNEELLNQLQKALDELNADGTAAKISTQWLGEDKVLK; encoded by the coding sequence ATGAGAAAAAAAGCGATTCTACTATTATTCATTAGTATATGTGTATTGATTGTGGCTGGTTGTTCCAGTTCCGCAAGCAAAGACGATAACACGATTGTTGTAGGAATTGACGATAAGTTTGCTCCAATGGGTTTCCGGGACGAGCAAAATGAAATTGTTGGTTTTGATATTGATTACGCAAGAGCTGCAGCGGAGAAAATGGGTAAAGAAGTCACATTCCAGCCAATCGACTGGTCTTCCAAAGAGTCAGAGCTGAACAGTGGCCGGATCGACATGATCTGGAACGGGTACACCATTACAGATGAGCGCAAAGAGAAAGTGCTCTTCACGAAGCCGTATCTGGAAAACAGTCAAGTAGCTATTACCTTGGCAGACTCACCTATTACGAAGCTGGATGAACTCGATGGCAAAAATGTGGGATTGCAGGCGCTGTCCTCCGCGGCAGATGCACTGGCAGCAAGTCCCCTGAAGGATAAAGTGAAAGCTTCCGAATTCAAGGATAACGTGCTTGCACTGACGGACTTGAAAACGAAACGTCTGGACGCAGTCATCATTGATGAAGTGGTGGCGAGATATTACATGTCCAAAGAAGAGGGAACATTCAAATTGCTGGATGAATCTCTTGCACCGGAACAATATGGCATTGGTATCAAAAAAGGCAATGAAGAGCTTCTGAATCAGCTGCAAAAAGCGCTAGATGAGCTGAATGCAGATGGAACAGCAGCTAAAATCTCCACCCAATGGTTGGGTGAAGATAAGGTTTTGAAATAG